From the genome of Bos indicus isolate NIAB-ARS_2022 breed Sahiwal x Tharparkar chromosome 2, NIAB-ARS_B.indTharparkar_mat_pri_1.0, whole genome shotgun sequence:
aaatgggttCAAACCCTATCTAATTCTCTTTCATCATGAATAAAGATAGTAGGAAATACAACTCAAGTGAATAAATActtatttccaattttaaatgagattctGTCCTCACCCCAACAATACTATCTATAGGATCCTAAGATATCCTTGAATTTGTGCAGAACAGTGAAAGACTTCAAGGTAATTAATTATTGTTGTCATGGAGAACACGTAATAATTTGAttaactttttcactttaaattGTCTTTGTTAACATAAAAAATAACTGTCTAAATTTGACTGGTTTCAGATGAGAGGAAAAGTGAGGTGTGCTTATAGTAAGCCTATAGGTGAAGAATTGTGGGATAAATTTGTTCACTCAGTTGTACAAAGCACAACTAGAACTTTTTGTTGGATGGCTTACATACATCTTGAATACTTTTAATGTTGATGTGTTGACTTTTTTTAAGTTGACTGCACAGTCACTGTTTGTACTAGGAACTGGTTTCCTTGACTGTCTAGAATCAACGGCTGAGAGAGGCACTAATCCCTGAGGGGTTGAACATATCATGGAGCTGAGTCAGTATGGAAGAATTTCAAATCAATCAAACAGGGTGCTGCAGTTCCATCTGTCTCATCTGCTGATGATAAGTTCTTATTGATGAGTGAATGTAGCTTAAGCCTTTGTATGTGTCCTCAGGGGGCAGACAAACTTTAAGAGGGACCAGATAACATTTGAATGGAGGAATTATATTTCAGGTGTTTTagcttgaaatttattttttaaaaaaataaaaatagaaaaaaaaaaaaaagaagaacaaagcctgTGAAGCAATTTGATACTATAAACAGGCTGAGTTGTTTagcacagagagaaaatattGACCTGTCTGCATTCTGGTACTGTACATACAGGTCCTAGTTGGGTAAAACACGATACATTTTGAGTTATTCTCACCAGCaagtaaaagtaaagtgaatattcttcagtaagtgtcttttgaaaGGGTCAAACTATAGGAAATGCAAATTTTACCTGCTTTATACAGGCATTATTTAATACTTGCCTATAGAAGTATGGCATTTCTAAGCTGGTGTCTGAGGAGCATCTCAGATGTGAGAGTAAATCTAACATAGTTCAAAAATTGGTAAGGGAGGAAGaaaatccctgcagatgatgACCTTAGTCAGCTGGCCAAGTGAAACGATCTGTCATTGTGTTTGggaggttttattttcttacgtttttaaaattgaattggtATATGCTTTATAGACATTGTATTTTTATCCAGGTGCCACTCCAATCTGTGtatgtaataaaattatttatattaaaattgggAAATAATCCGTGAGTATAGATGAGGATGGCAGAGAAGAGTGCTCGTTCGCAGTTTTCCATGTAAAGTCCCTGACTAGTTTGTCATGTCAGTTGTCATCCCCACCCAAAAAAGGAATTATTTCTAACCTAGCTGTATCACTTGAAACTTTAGAAACAAAGTAATCAGGGAAGTTTCTAGAGAGAAAGGTGtcaggtttttggttttgttgttttgtttttccttgaggATTGGGGTCAAGAATACCTCCCCCCAAAACTGTCAGCACAAAACAGGGTATTGACTTTTAACTCTGATGTTGCTATTGGAGTTGAATACTAAATAAGTAACTATAGTGAGGAAAATACATTTCTAATAAAATTCCCTACATTCTAGAAGCAtccctgttttaatttttttttttttttacctaaatcTTTTTGTGCtttgtgtaaaaagaaaaaatgtactgAGTTATAATGCATTTTATTAACACTATGTACATATTAGCTGCTTTGTGTTCAGAATGGTAGCAATTGCTTTGTATATTAAAGTAATCCTTGTGAATTTGTGAAATATTGTCATAAAGTGCTTTTTCTTACTGTAATCTTTGTGGTATCAACTGTCATAATGCCCTTTTTACACAAACATTTATGTGCTGTCACataaacatgcttttaaaaactctttaagTCTCTCTTTTTGGGATGGGATCATCTACATTGTGGTTTTTCTAGGTGTGTGAAGCAATATTTTGTGGACttggtttattttgttaaatGGCAAAAGTTATGCTAGAATATATCACAAGCTTATGTTGCACAGCAGCAGAAAACTAACTCAAACAACATATCTTTACTTAATTTTACTGTATTCCTGGTTTTTAgcacaatatttcttttttcagcaAAATTAATGAACAGTGCCTTTTTTAGGATTTAGAGATGTTACTGCCCTGTTGAGACAACCGATGGGAGACATATGGCCAGCTGTGTTTAATGTCTCAAAATGCATGTTTGCATTGGAAGGATAAGAACAGATGGATCTATTGGGTCTCCTTGTAATTCTAAAGTTCTGTGATTGcataaaatggaaggaaaggggaggagatGTGGTTAATCTGCTCTTTACTTAAAGCTCAAGAATAAAAGATTCTCTCCTGTACTATTGATTCAATTTCTGAAAATTAGCAGTTGCAGTCTAAAGGGCCTTTAAAAATTGCCATGTTGTTTAAGCCTGTTATATCTGCCATTGTATTGAAAGAAATACATGAGTTTTATTCTTCTACAAAGAGTGACCACATAATGTACAGACAGACATTTTTGCGAGGGAAAGGGTGAGGTGTAAGCCAGGACTATGCTGAGCAAACTGGGATTTATGGTGACATTCCTTGTCAGCTGAGCTTAGGTGCTTGGATCTCCAGTAAAAACGAAGAGTGCCTATCCTCTCCATCCACAACTTGCTGTCACTTGCTTATTTCACAAACATGTACTTGTTGAGAACACAGTTCAAGGCACTGAAAAGTTCCTGTCTTCAAGAAACTAAGACACATAGCCAAGGAAACAATTCTAACACATTAATACGATTTGAGTCCTGAACTCTAGACTCATATTTGTCATCTGTACTCCGACTGCAAAATAGAGGTCCAAACTGAACTTTTAATTTCTCCTCTAAATCTATTGTCCCTTAAGCTGGTTCTTCTCCATCTGGAAGGTGACACCATTATCCACTAAGCTGCCTTGAATCAGGGTTGTCCTTCcctcttcattttaatttctccacAACTTAAGCACATTGACCATACTAGGGCTTAGAATGCTAGTGAGGGCCTAACAAGAGAGAAGGTAATTTGAGTTTGAATGTGACTTTTGTTCTTAAGGTGCAAATTCATAAAACATCATTTTGAAGTGTGCATTCATAATGTATTACCACCACCTATATCTAGTTCCAAAAGTTCCAAAACTTTTATCACTCCAAAGAAATGCTGTACTCAAATAAGAATCATTCAGTTTTCCCCTCCCTTCAGCCCTTGACAACCACCAATCTCTGTAGATTTAcctgttctggatatttcacattatcatacaatatgtgacatTTTATGTCTGGCTGCTTTCAGTTAGCCTACTGTTTCTGAAGTTCCTCCACATTGTAGCatttatcagtacttcatttctttatggccaagtaatattccaatgtatatatatgccacagtTTGTTCATCTGTTGTGCCTTTTTTGTTCCCACTTTGGAGCCATTGTAAAtgatgcttctgtgaacattcgTGTGCAAGTTTGGTGTTTGAGTGCTTGTTGTCAACTTTTGAAGGGTATATAcatctagaagtggaattgctgggtcacacaATTCTGTGAGTTaaattttgaggaactgcctcagtggctgcaccattttccattcccaccagcgaTGCAGaagtgttccagtttctctacatcctggcccacacttgtttactttttggaaaaaaaaaatagtaaagccATTCTTATGGATGGGGAAGTGGTATCTTACTGGGGTTTTGACTTGTAATTCCTTAATGATTAATGACACTGAACGTCTAttcatgtgtttcttggccatttgtatatctttggagaagtgtccAATTGCATTGCTTGGCTTTTTCTTGAgttttgagttctttatatattctggatactacaTCCTTATCAAATAATaggattttgcaaatattttctcctgtaacttttcttctcattttcttgataatgtcctcattctaattttttaacttagttttttaaagtaatagtatatttggaaaaaaacagTACAAATGGGTGAGTTTATCCTTTTAGTGACAGTCTGTCActaaatgtacacacacatgtaaatcttttctctccttgtctcTTTTTTATAGATGGTGCTTTATTCCTCTGAATGTGTCTTGGCAATAGTTGTATTTCACCACATGTCTATCTACCTCAGTCTAACAGGTGTGAAGTATCCCATTGTATAGATACAACACAGCTTATTGAACTAGTACTGTCTTtctggacatttagtttgtttgaAACTGCTGACTGTTAAGATATACACAAGTTAGTATAGATGTATATACAAGTTAGTGTATCTCCAGGATAGATACCAAAAAGTGGAAACTTATTAAGtatagttttcttcatatttcGAGGTGGTTTGCCAAGCAGTATTAAGAAACTgctaagttaattttaaaatgtcgtATTCATTAGTATTTTTTATGTCAAACTTCACAGTCTCTCTTCTCataaatattcagagaaaaattaaaagtagcaGACTAGCTTAAGGTTAGTAGTCCTCatttctgttttactgttttCCCTTCTAATCTTCCTGAGCAACAGTTGTCCTCAGCTAGGGAGCATGTGGTGATGCCATCTTTTTAGTGTTAGATTTTAACCCTTCTCTGGTTGGAAGAAGAGCATAACGTGATTTTAAAGCAGAAACTTCTGAGCTAAGAAGTCCTCGATTTTTGAAGTGAGAGAGCCCTGAGGACTGCCCTGCTTTTTTCCTGGCAGCTCACGTCAGTGGTGAGAGAAACGAAATCTCCAGTTTCGAACAACACGGAAATATACTCACTATAGCGTCTCACCTTATTCTTGTAAAGCACTTGAAAATGCTGCTCCTGTCTCAGCAGAGGTTGTGGGAGCCATAACATGACTTTTTCTAACACTAAATCACGTGTGTATTTCACCAACTATACCCAGGACCTcttatcagctcagttcagtccctcagtcgtgtctgactctttgcgaccccattgactgcagcacgccaggccttcctgtccatcaccaactcccagagtttactcaaactcctgtccattgagtcagtgatgccatccaaccatctcatcctctgtcctccccttctcctgccctcaatctttcccagcatcagggtcttttcagtgagtcagctctttgcatcaggtggccaaggtattggagtttcagcttcaacatcagtccttccaatgaatattcaggactaatttcctttaggatggactggttggatctccttgcagtccaagggactcttaccAATAGTGCactaaaagtgatttttaaaagaatcttattAATAAATTGTTTCAATTCCCTGgcaagtccagtggttaagattctgcccaTTCATTGTCAAAGGTGTGGGTTCcgtcccttgtcagggaactaagatcccacaagctacataGTGCAGtcaaataagaaattttaaaaagtgcttgaATTTTAAGAACAGTATCttaaattgttatttttgtttcttgattttaaaaatgactgaaaatcatTTGCTTCCATCAACCACCATAAACTAAAGGCATAGATTAACCAGAAATGATGTTGGAACTGAATCTTTTATATAAGTGCATAACAATTTTGTTACTGAGAATACACTTTACATTTTGATATCGCTGAGAATAGGTAATTTAGTAAGGTAACTGATACGTaaaggaatatttatttttcatgagtatatatttattgaacaactTTTATGAAGAGGACACTGTTAAcacttgaaatataaaatatgaggtACAGTCCTTGCCTTGCTGGAGCATAAACTGTACTTGGAGAGATGATGAAACATTTCAGACAACGTTACTCTGCCCTCGGTTTTCAATCTAGTGTTCAGTTCACTTAGATAAAGTTTTTTGATCAATTATAATTGTGATCCTTGAGTACAAAGAATAAATGTACTATTAGAAGCTGTTAGAAACCATGGCTTCAGATGGTTCTGTCATGAACTAAAGCAAGATATCCTTAAGAGGGATCTTAGAAAACAAGTGGACTTTAGAGTTTTAGTTCTAAAAACCTGATGTATATTTTAACTGAGCATCTTGgcatttgattctttttctttttttaatataaatttattttaattggaggctaattactttgtaatagtgcattggttttgccatacatcgacatgaatccgccacgggtgtacacgtgttccccatcctgaaccctccctcccacctccctccccataccagccctctgggtcatcccagtgcaccagccctgagcaccctgtctcatgcatcgaacctggactggcgattcgtttcacatatgataatatacatgtttcaatgccattctcccatatcatcccaccctcgccctctcccacagagtccaaaagactgttttatacatctgtgtctctggctgtctcgcatacagggttatcgttaccatcattctaaattccatatatatgcattagtatactgtattggtggcttacttcactctgtataataggctccagtttcatccacctcactagaattgGCATTTGATtttaactgggaaaaaaaaagttactgatACCCACTTGGCTGTTAACCACATAACAGTTTAAGAAACCGAGCAATGTGAGAATCAAGGCTTCGGCCAGTAGGTCTAGAGGAGACTAGATTTCTATCCTTGAGGACAAAATAAGCAcactttaaaatgcatatttatagAATAAATTAATCCttttctcagaaataaaaagtcGCAACTCTGTTGACATTTATAGTGGACCAGATATATTCTTACACCCCCTCCCTCTGTACACACCCCTGAAGCACTCATTTCCCAGCTTCTGGTAACATCGGTGGCTGATGGCGCTCAGCTGAGTCTCTCAGGAACTGTCTCCACCCCAAAGTTAAGCCCCTTGGATCCAATGACTGACTACACAAGGATGTAAGTCCCACCCCCTTACCTCAACACCCATTTTCTGGCCACCCCAGCTCTGAATTCTGCTGAGGGCTTTCCCACCTGCATCCCAACCCAATTTCTCCCTCTTTCCCAATCCTGCTACTTTTACTCCCTCAGAGGTGTTGTTCTTGAAAGCATTCTCATTTAAACTTTCCAAACCTTAACCTTCAACCCTGAGTCTATTTCCCTAGGGAACTGGACCTGTGCCATTTTGaaccaaaagccaaaaaaaaaaaaaaaaatgacttgattTTCACTTAGACAGCCGAGCTATTGCTGGTGAATTTTTCTCACCTTTTCTTCTATTTGTAggacaaggggaaaaaattacCTTCCACTTTTTCTGATTCTTAATGTTTTACAGAAACATAAAAGAACCCAATAACAGCCTCACTTGGTGGTGCACCCAAGCACTCTAGTGCCCCCCCCACCCATACCCAGACATTCTCAGAGCTCTCTCCAGAGTCAGGGATGTTCAAGCAAAGGAGCTGAACTCCAATCAATACATTCATTTCTAGTAACAAACCTAGATGGGGTTGGCCTTTCATTATAGTGTTGTTAATATTGCAgggcttttattttactttttaaagatgttCCAGGCCCATGGTACAGTACTGGCATTTTATGGATTCGGTTATCTGTGGACATTTCCATTTCATGTGCATTTATCAGAACTGTGTTGAACTGGCACATCACAATCCTCAGAACTTTAAATTCATCTTTATTAAAGTAAAACCTCTATCTAAACCtctatttaaaatatgacacatccaaaatagtcattaaaagtTAAGAGGGAGGAGGTCTTGTTTGTAATGTTTTACAAAGAAATCTATCTCTAGTACGAAACATCATACTGAAATTATAATATTCTTGTGGTCTAAATGTTTAAGCTGTTGTTTAAGCTTTTACATTGTGGGGATAAAAAACAAAAGGCCAGGGTATGTGTGTGACTTCATAACGTCTATCAAAGGTAATCATAAAACAATGTAGCAATCAATCAATCCAAAGATCAATACCCTCTAACtgtaattcattcaacaaatatttggttATAATATACTAGATACTGGGGAGACCATAATGAAAGAGGCAGAGGCATTCCTGGCCCCCCAAGAACCATACAATCTTCTGGGGCACACAAACATTGAATAAACAATTATAAGTGCAATGTGGAAGGAGCTGAGACGGGGAGTTAACCTCCCATGGAGGGATGAGgtctaaaactttttcttttactgtcaTCCTGTGCATCATGAGGAGGCAGGGAAAGCCTACAAAACAACATTTGAGAAATACAAAAACATTCGAGAAAGGGTAAAGCTGAAGGGAGATACTACAGCTTTTGATTTGAAGAAGATAATCTATTCCCAGCACATAGAGGTCTAAGATTTTAGGAGCTTACCAAAAagtaactaaaattttatttttatttactcttttgttTATATACCTAAATGTGAAATTATACCAAAAATGCATATGAGACCTCAGAAAACTCACATCCTAATCTTTAGTAACCAAAAGTACTTAAGGCCTAAATACATCAGACAAAAGATATCAACAGTATTAACAGATCAAGGAACGTACATTAAACTTCTTGTCTTATAAAATTAGACAACTGGGATAAACATATGTCTTACAATGTGTTTTAAATGATTTGCATCACCTAGCCTCACCAAAACAAGTTCTTTATACCAACCCTTCATCAGAGCATCGATGAAAATTGTTTATTGAGAGGCAGTATATGGGATACAgaaaaaacacaaaccaaaatcTCACACTTTGCTTTCATGTTAACTGAATTTCAGAGTTAGTAATATATAACTAAAGAAGTCACAGCTATGGGACGAAGTGCTGCTTTGTTTTACAACTGCACATTTGCTTTGTCTTTTGAGAACCTTTGGTTAAACTTGTACCGTGGGCTACTTTATTACATATGATTATATTCCCCATATAAGACCTTAATTGATACACTCAGTGACAACATTCTTATAAATTAGAACCAATTATAAGTCCTCTCTCAGGCATCTCCTCTGTGCTTTGTAAATATGTACGTCTTTTTCAGAATCATAGTGAACCTTACTCACAGTAAATTGCCTCTCCAGCATTGCTAAAAAGTTGTAATCCCGTTCATAGCGAATTCGGCAAGCTAAAAGAACCACAGAGTGGTTGCTACAGAGATGCTCCAATGTTTGAAGAAGATCTGTGAATGTTTCTTCTAAATATATGATATCAGCTCCAAGTATCAGGTCAAATTCTCCAGGTGAAAAACGCCCCAAATTTTGTCCCCAAGTCAGCTCCTTAACAACAGCTTTAGGCTGGATATGGGGTGGTAAATTGGCTTGAACGTTTGATTTAAGAAACTCTAATGCTACTTTTCGATCCGTGATAGTCACATGAGCACCTAGAATGTGGGACAGAAAGTAATGCGCACATCAGTACCATTAACAAGGAGAGGGGTcaagttaaaaagcagggtgagCGACTCTACACATTTCACCTAATACATCAGAACAGTGGCCAGAAGCTCCTCCTCTAGTGCCTGCGGGTAAACATGAACCTTCTGTTCGCCTCTATGacttctcactgtttgcagaagtTACGCCTATTACATACAAAGTCCCCAAGTGATAAGCTAGCTGATGCTTCTGAATTCTGCAGGCAGAAGTGGCCCACCCTCCATAGGTGTCTACCATTACACTTCATTCCTTAGGGTACCATCTTCAAGTCAGTAGGCTTCAGGGCAGAATGGAAGCCAAAGATGAAAAATCTGGGCGCAATTGATTATGAAGACAGCAAGATACTTTTAAACACAGAAAGGCTCCTTTCTGGGGCTAAAGCTTTAAAAAGAAGCATGGAAAAGATTAACTGGCTGCTAAGAAATTTCAATCTACCTCTA
Proteins encoded in this window:
- the METTL21A gene encoding protein N-lysine methyltransferase METTL21A isoform X2, with protein sequence MALVPYTETAEMGLQRFHKPLATFSFANHTIQIRQDWKQLGVAAVVWDAAVVLATYLEMGTVELRGCSAVELGAGTGLVGIVAALLGAHVTITDRKVALEFLKSNVQANLPPHIQPKAVVKELTWGQNLGRFSPGEFDLILGADIIYLEETFTDLLQTLEHLCSNHSVVLLACRIRYERDYNFLAMLERQFTVSKVHYDSEKDVHIYKAQRRCLREDL